In one Streptomyces sp. T12 genomic region, the following are encoded:
- a CDS encoding lytic polysaccharide monooxygenase has product MILTNSGATAPPPRRLTLPTRARALFLVLVSLLATIPAVALVMSTGGEAEAHGTPMKPGSRTFLCWQDGLTDTGEIKPVNPACKAAQQISGTTPFYNWFSVLRSDGAGRTRGFVPDGELCSGGNTNFTGFNVPRDDWPLTHLTSGATVDFSYNAWAAHPGWFYVYITKDGFDPKQTLTWDDMEEQPFLSVDHPPLNGSPGTVEANYSWTGKLPDNKSGRHIVYMVWQRSDSQETFYSCSDIVFDGGNGEVTGIKEPGNPTDPVPGACSATRRTTGSWSGGYQSEVTVTNSGDVPMLGWMVDWTLPAGQKVESLWSGNATYNGQDVMVHNADWNGSLSPGQSATFGYVVSGSGADSTTTLPCRVG; this is encoded by the coding sequence ATGATCCTGACAAACTCAGGGGCGACCGCGCCGCCGCCCCGCCGATTAACTCTCCCCACCCGCGCCAGAGCCCTCTTCCTCGTCCTGGTCTCCCTGCTCGCGACCATCCCCGCCGTGGCCCTCGTCATGAGTACCGGCGGTGAGGCGGAGGCCCACGGCACCCCCATGAAGCCGGGCAGCCGCACCTTCCTGTGCTGGCAGGACGGCCTCACCGACACCGGTGAGATCAAGCCGGTCAACCCGGCCTGCAAGGCGGCCCAACAGATCAGCGGCACAACGCCGTTCTACAACTGGTTCTCGGTGCTCCGCTCCGACGGCGCCGGCCGCACCCGTGGCTTCGTGCCCGACGGCGAGCTGTGCAGCGGCGGCAACACCAACTTCACCGGCTTCAACGTGCCGCGCGACGACTGGCCGCTCACCCACCTCACCTCGGGCGCGACGGTCGACTTCTCCTACAACGCCTGGGCCGCGCACCCCGGTTGGTTCTACGTCTACATCACCAAGGACGGCTTCGACCCGAAGCAGACCCTCACCTGGGACGACATGGAGGAGCAGCCCTTCCTGTCGGTCGACCACCCGCCGCTCAACGGCTCCCCGGGCACGGTCGAGGCCAACTACTCGTGGACAGGAAAGCTTCCTGACAACAAGTCGGGCCGCCACATCGTCTACATGGTCTGGCAGCGCTCCGACAGTCAGGAAACCTTCTACTCCTGCTCCGACATCGTCTTCGACGGCGGCAACGGCGAGGTGACCGGTATCAAGGAGCCCGGCAACCCGACCGACCCGGTGCCCGGCGCGTGCTCCGCCACCCGCCGTACGACCGGCAGTTGGTCCGGCGGCTACCAGTCCGAGGTGACCGTCACCAACTCCGGCGACGTGCCGATGCTCGGCTGGATGGTGGACTGGACGCTGCCTGCCGGCCAGAAGGTCGAAAGCCTCTGGAGCGGCAACGCGACCTACAACGGCCAGGACGTGATGGTCCACAACGCCGACTGGAACGGCTCCCTGAGTCCCGGTCAGAGCGCGACGTTCGGCTACGTCGTCTCCGGCTCCGGCGCGGACAGTACGACGACCCTGCCCTGCCGGGTGGGCTGA
- a CDS encoding IS481 family transposase: MSHRNARLTVHGRRLLVERVCAGRPVAHVAAEMGISRVTAHKWIRRWRAEGEQGLHDRSSRPMTTPHRTAAAVEARVCRLRQDRKLGPARLGPILGLPASTVHRVLARHGLNRLAFMDRPTGQVIRRYERARPGELVHVDVKKLGRIPDGGGHKTLGRQAGRATRSGMGFDYIHSAVDDHSRLAYSEIHPDEKVATCAGFLTRAAAFFHAHGITRIERVLTDNAWAYRKGLAWKHALAQIGATGKLTRIHRPQTNGKVERFHRTLLEEWAYQRPYTSNDDRTAALDNFLHTYNHHRCHTALGGQPPITRVNNPAGQYT, from the coding sequence ATGTCCCACCGTAATGCCCGGCTGACCGTTCATGGCAGGCGGCTGCTGGTCGAACGTGTCTGCGCCGGTCGCCCGGTCGCCCATGTCGCAGCCGAGATGGGCATCTCCCGCGTCACGGCCCATAAGTGGATCCGCCGCTGGCGGGCCGAGGGCGAGCAGGGGCTGCACGACCGCTCCAGCCGGCCGATGACGACACCGCACCGCACGGCGGCCGCAGTCGAAGCCCGAGTGTGCCGACTGCGCCAGGACCGTAAGCTCGGTCCCGCCCGTCTCGGCCCGATCCTGGGCCTGCCCGCCTCGACCGTGCACCGTGTCCTGGCCCGGCACGGCCTGAACCGGCTGGCGTTCATGGACCGGCCCACCGGGCAGGTCATCCGCCGCTACGAACGCGCCCGCCCCGGCGAGCTGGTCCACGTCGACGTCAAGAAGCTCGGCCGGATCCCGGACGGCGGCGGCCACAAGACGCTGGGCCGTCAGGCCGGCCGGGCCACCCGCAGCGGCATGGGGTTCGACTACATCCATTCCGCCGTCGACGATCACTCCCGCCTCGCCTACAGCGAGATCCACCCCGACGAGAAGGTCGCCACCTGCGCGGGCTTCCTCACCCGCGCGGCCGCGTTCTTCCACGCGCACGGCATCACCCGCATCGAGCGCGTACTCACCGACAACGCCTGGGCCTACCGCAAGGGCCTGGCCTGGAAACACGCCCTCGCCCAGATCGGCGCCACCGGCAAACTGACCCGCATCCACCGGCCCCAGACCAACGGCAAGGTCGAACGCTTCCACCGCACCCTGCTCGAGGAATGGGCCTACCAGCGGCCCTACACCAGCAACGACGACCGCACCGCAGCCCTCGACAACTTCCTGCACACCTACAACCACCACCGCTGCCACACCGCACTCGGCGGCCAGCCACCCATCACCCGCGTCAACAACCCTGCGGGTCAATACACCTAG